One window of the Tachypleus tridentatus isolate NWPU-2018 chromosome 10, ASM421037v1, whole genome shotgun sequence genome contains the following:
- the LOC143229246 gene encoding lipopolysaccharide-induced tumor necrosis factor-alpha factor homolog — MDPYNKDVGAPPNYWQSQTLVNQQPLGYRAPVPVWPNDGYLSQLPQQPMPGPATFVVTGMNHPVQQVVVIAFGQSPIQITCGICRNTVVTMIEREVGNVACLWMLCLCAFCLPLFWIPMVSDSVKDTKHYCPVCKTHLGTASGKCC, encoded by the exons ATGGATCCGTACAATAAAG ATGTTGGAGCTCCGCCCAACTACTGGCAGAGCCAGACTCTAGTAAATCAACAGCCACTTGGCTACCGTGCTCCAGTTCCGGTGTGGCCTAATGATGGATATCTCTCTCAACTACCGCAACAGCCAA tGCCAGGTCCGGCTACTTTTGTCGTCACTGGTATGAATCATCCAGTACAACAAGTAGTGGTTATCGCTTTTGGACAGTCACCAATACAGATTACTTGTGGGATTTGTCGTAATACAGTGGTCACCATGATAGAACGTGAAGTAGGAAATGTTGCCTGTCTTTGGATGTTATGTTTATGTGCATTCTG CTTGCCTCTCTTTTGGATTCCCATGGTTTCTGATTCCGTCAAAGACACGAAGCATTACTGTCCAGTTTGTAAAACTCATCTAGGAACCGCCAGTGGAAAATGTTGCTAA